The nucleotide sequence AGAGGTGAATAAAGGAGTCTAAAGAGAGTATCTGGAAGAGAGAACACGTATCTTCATCTGTACAAGTACTCTTCTTTTGtatctatctcttttttttcccttttgaaaTTATCTATTTTGCTTTATGATTTATCTATCCTTTTTAATTGCATTATAGTTGTTTTATGTCACAAAAATATGTCAGTTCATTACTTTTGCCTTTATCACTTTCCAGGTTGGTTTGTCTTCAACTTCCTTACTTGGCATGGCCCTTCCATTACTAATGGACCAGGCCCTTCTACATTttatactaaaattaattaGGAAAATGGTTGACGTAACCTAATATGAGTAAAGAAAATGATTCgaaaattatatagataatatgTTTCTGtggaatttttgaacttataaaCCCTCTGAACTTTATGAGGGACCGAGTGGCTGCAACTTGAGGCGAAGTTCAGTCAGAAACCATGCATACATGAAACCatagggggaaaaaaaatccaaatccagCCTTCTTTTATTCATGAGACGTTTGCATATCTCTTTAGGAAACAAGAGCAACAACGATTATACTAATACTAGCCGTGCCATTTTCATACATAAAAGACGATTATTTATGGTTCTTTAGAAAGACCATATACTAATAAAGGACAAGTTCCCCAAGCTTGCTAAGAACATTCAAGCCTTGAGCTCCCCAGGAACATTGCATCTACTGATACACACTGCATCACTTCCATTTCTTGTACTTATGTTTCCCAAGCATGCCATTCTTCCAGCGCTTGCCATATTTCCCATGCTTAAGCTTTCCGTGACCATAGCCATAGTAACCCCCATATCCTGGACGATGAGCACCGTGGGAGAGCTGGTGAGAACCATAAGCAGCAGCTGCAGCAGCAGCACCCGTTGCTAGCAATCCTCCCATTGATCCATACCCTGTTATAATATTGATTCTCAGAAACAATCACAAtgattgaataattaattaaatggcaGCTACACCACTACTAACAGAcctgaaaggaaaaaaaaaaatacaatctaaTGAATCCATTGTCCATATATCTAGCcatattacaagaaaaacggatattttgacatttttttttgtgatgaaaataattatttgtgactgaaatcaattcattttagctggaaatagtcattttgctgAAAATAACGGattacaaataaacagttttcttgtagcaTAGAGACTACCATATAATAACTTATCCTTATCGGATGGGAAATGATTCAGATATAACTACTTTACAATTTTTATGCAATTCTTcgataagatattattattttttaattcaaatccaacaaagtcaaacatcaattaaaattataaaataatactagtACTTTATTAAAAACGTTATGCAAAAAAAATGCATctgtataaatttttattgaattaatatctGACAGTACAATGCATGCATAGCTATCTATAGGATTCTAGTTTCCCAAGTGAGAAAATGTCATACCTGAATGATATGGAACTGATGAACCAGGATAAGCGGATGGGGGAGGATAGGCTGGTGGAGGGTATCCACCGGGGGGAGGATATCCGGCTGGTTGGTATCCAACCAGAGGAGGAGGATATCCAGATGGTGGGTAGGAGGCTTGTGGGGGATACCCTTGAGGGAGATATCCTTGAGGGGGATATCCCTGTGGAGGGTAGTATCCCGCACCATTTCCAGCACCATATCCAGCAAGGTTTGAATGCAGGCCTTTGTCACTAGACTGGTAACCATGCTTGTCTTTTCCACCTCCCATTTTTCTTCAACTCGATCGCAGTAAAATGCTACAAAATTGCAAACGTATATATAGAtggaaacaaaaacataaacttaATAATCAATGCTACATATAATGGTGGAGTACGCAAACGCtgcacaatctttttaaaaaataataaaatttatatttatttatttttttaaaaataattatgcagtGTTTACGCATTCTATTCTAtgcttacaaatatcatttctcaaagttAATTAATTGGCTAATAGACGTAAGTACAACATAAGCAGACATAAAAACTGCATATCACACAAACTAAG is from Juglans regia cultivar Chandler unplaced genomic scaffold, Walnut 2.0 Scaffold_125, whole genome shotgun sequence and encodes:
- the LOC109007657 gene encoding glycine-rich protein A3-like encodes the protein MGGGKDKHGYQSSDKGLHSNLAGYGAGNGAGYYPPQGYPPQGYLPQGYPPQASYPPSGYPPPLVGYQPAGYPPPGGYPPPAYPPPSAYPGSSVPYHSGYGSMGGLLATGAAAAAAAYGSHQLSHGAHRPGYGGYYGYGHGKLKHGKYGKRWKNGMLGKHKYKKWK